A single region of the Hoeflea prorocentri genome encodes:
- a CDS encoding adenylate/guanylate cyclase domain-containing protein, giving the protein MSEQSIWTRARRLWGLPRSSNPATGDADHRFAEAALERHKREGMVLAFRTRFAAMVLIAVMLPFINFSIEVIYYQALALSFILIGWAQFRVARVGVSRAELLLLWCDLILMAIVLLVPNPLSDNEWPLAMQYRFEGFMYFYVLLALGTLAYSWRTVRGIGVMTAGLWMISFGIVWLVSSEDVALTEAVNGAFLPDGEMARLLNPNNLLAYIRVQEVIVFLIVAVTLSVTVRRYSNLLMGHAALERERENLARYFSPNVVEELSHNDEPLKKVRTQDIAVLFVDIVGFTEYAADKSSEDVIGTLREFHQRMEEEVFSHNGTLDKYLGDGLMATFGTPIATDRDAVNALRCARSMMQSMARWNQERSLAGEPPLRASFGLHYGPAVLGDIGSNRLEFAVIGNTVNVASRVEALTRGLTAELAATDELLERVREEDGADGGLVSDFTRHDDVAIRGLESGVTVWTLPPNTNAAAGQGAAG; this is encoded by the coding sequence TTGAGCGAACAATCGATTTGGACGCGGGCACGGCGTTTGTGGGGCTTGCCCCGCAGCAGCAATCCGGCAACCGGTGACGCCGACCACAGATTCGCCGAGGCTGCTCTGGAGCGTCACAAACGCGAGGGCATGGTGCTTGCGTTCAGAACCCGCTTCGCCGCGATGGTGCTCATCGCGGTGATGCTTCCGTTCATCAATTTCAGCATTGAAGTGATCTATTATCAGGCTCTGGCGCTGAGTTTTATACTGATCGGCTGGGCCCAGTTTCGTGTTGCCCGTGTCGGCGTTTCGCGCGCGGAGCTTCTGCTGCTTTGGTGCGACCTTATATTGATGGCGATTGTGCTGCTTGTGCCAAACCCGCTCTCGGACAATGAGTGGCCGCTCGCCATGCAGTACCGCTTCGAGGGTTTCATGTATTTCTATGTGTTGCTGGCGCTTGGCACGCTTGCCTATTCCTGGCGCACCGTGCGCGGCATCGGTGTGATGACCGCGGGCTTGTGGATGATTTCGTTTGGCATCGTCTGGCTGGTTTCGAGTGAGGACGTAGCGCTTACCGAAGCCGTCAATGGCGCGTTCCTGCCGGACGGGGAGATGGCAAGGTTGCTCAATCCCAACAATCTGCTTGCCTATATTCGCGTCCAGGAAGTCATTGTGTTCCTTATCGTGGCGGTGACGCTTTCGGTCACCGTGCGGCGCTACAGTAACCTTCTGATGGGTCATGCGGCGCTGGAACGCGAGCGGGAGAATCTTGCCCGCTATTTTTCGCCCAATGTGGTCGAAGAGCTGTCGCACAATGACGAACCGCTGAAGAAAGTTCGTACGCAGGATATTGCGGTGCTTTTTGTCGATATCGTGGGATTTACCGAATATGCCGCCGACAAAAGCTCCGAGGACGTCATCGGAACGCTGCGTGAGTTTCACCAGCGCATGGAGGAGGAGGTCTTTAGCCACAACGGGACACTGGACAAATATCTCGGCGACGGTCTGATGGCCACATTCGGCACGCCCATCGCCACCGATCGCGACGCTGTGAACGCGCTTCGGTGCGCCCGTTCCATGATGCAATCGATGGCAAGATGGAACCAGGAGCGTAGTCTTGCCGGGGAGCCACCGCTCAGAGCCAGTTTCGGCCTCCATTACGGCCCTGCCGTGCTTGGCGATATCGGCTCGAACCGGCTGGAATTCGCGGTCATCGGCAATACGGTCAACGTTGCGAGCCGGGTTGAGGCGCTGACGCGCGGGTTAACGGCGGAGCTTGCCGCTACCGACGAACTTCTGGAGCGGGTGCGTGAAGAGGATGGCGCCGATGGCGGGCTCGTCTCCGATTTTACGCGTCACGATGACGTCGCCATCAGGGGGCTTGAAAGCGGTGTAACGGTCTGGACGCTTCCGCCGAATACCAATGCGGCAGCCGGTCAGGGCGCGGCCGGCTGA
- a CDS encoding DUF2794 domain-containing protein codes for MDGNPGEPESVSASVLVDLKEFRNHKEQLPITFHRRELDAILRLYSRMVGEGEWRDYAIDHLKDKAVFSVFRRTSEVPLFRIEKNPKLARKQGAFSVIAASGIIVKRGHDLAQVLKVFDKKPKLVR; via the coding sequence ATGGACGGAAATCCGGGTGAACCAGAGAGCGTGTCAGCGTCGGTTCTGGTCGATCTTAAAGAATTCCGAAATCACAAAGAGCAGCTTCCCATAACATTTCATCGCCGTGAGCTAGACGCCATCCTGCGCCTCTATTCGCGCATGGTCGGGGAAGGCGAGTGGCGTGATTACGCCATCGATCACCTGAAGGACAAGGCGGTTTTCTCGGTGTTCCGCCGCACCAGCGAAGTGCCGCTGTTCCGCATCGAGAAGAACCCCAAGCTTGCCCGCAAGCAAGGCGCGTTCAGCGTCATTGCCGCCAGCGGTATCATCGTCAAGCGCGGCCATGATCTTGCGCAGGTGCTGAAGGTTTTCGACAAGAAGCCGAAGCTCGTTCGCTGA
- a CDS encoding DUF1223 domain-containing protein yields MAKTLKTLLHIAMAVGAISVFSGQIANAGDTKPAGVVELFTSQGCSSCPPADAVLGELVEQGDVVALAYHVDYWNYLGWEDTLSSKQSTERQYGYAKTLGRKSVYTPQVIVNGRDHINGSDKNGINHKVAAFDDSGRGLTVPVAASTDGDKIKISIGSGQGKANVVIVYFDEKNTIDVKRGENRGRQLTYWNSVRDIQTVAMWEGEAIELDVPRSVMSAGGYKGCAILLQTMKSKGVPGAIIGATVVMNGGST; encoded by the coding sequence ATGGCTAAAACCCTGAAAACCCTTCTTCATATTGCAATGGCCGTTGGCGCGATTTCGGTTTTTTCCGGCCAGATTGCCAATGCCGGCGACACAAAACCGGCCGGCGTCGTCGAACTCTTCACGAGCCAGGGATGCTCTTCCTGTCCACCTGCGGACGCGGTTCTGGGAGAACTGGTTGAGCAGGGCGATGTTGTCGCGCTCGCCTATCATGTCGATTACTGGAATTACCTTGGTTGGGAAGACACGCTCAGCTCGAAACAGAGCACCGAAAGACAATACGGCTATGCCAAGACGCTCGGCCGCAAGAGTGTCTACACGCCGCAGGTAATCGTTAACGGCCGTGACCATATCAACGGTTCCGACAAAAACGGCATCAATCACAAGGTCGCCGCCTTTGACGACAGCGGACGCGGTCTTACCGTTCCCGTCGCGGCATCGACGGATGGCGACAAGATCAAGATCAGCATCGGCTCCGGTCAGGGAAAGGCGAATGTTGTCATTGTCTATTTCGACGAGAAGAACACCATTGACGTCAAGCGTGGCGAGAACCGCGGCAGGCAACTGACCTACTGGAACTCCGTGCGCGATATCCAGACCGTTGCCATGTGGGAAGGCGAAGCCATTGAGCTGGATGTTCCGCGGTCCGTCATGAGCGCCGGTGGCTACAAGGGCTGCGCAATCCTTCTGCAGACGATGAAATCCAAGGGTGTTCCAGGAGCGATCATCGGCGCCACGGTTGTGATGAACGGCGGCAGCACCTGA
- a CDS encoding efflux RND transporter periplasmic adaptor subunit, with the protein MRRIVLPMIGLITLAACGEGDNRTGDIEPVVRGLKTCIVEDVEDTTIRHYPSVLQPSSTTTLSFEVTGRLLQVNLDVGQSVNEGDVIAEIDPKSLQIQVDNAEAALRQAESTARNAEEDFNRKSQLVDQGVVTKADADQSRTNMETSQAQVVQAAKQLETAKENLDKSVLRAPFNGIISSVDVQSFTNVTAGAPVATIYADDRFESSFTVSFDVVNRIAVGKNATVRLADDPAVVLPGHISELGSRADSVSAFPVVVTLDETNELLKAGMAVEITLEFPVPRGGGFTLPLTVMPLEGDFKVPEDPQEPGALKLFVYDDASGTVKLRDVLIGGLRDNQLIVVDGLQPGDQVACAGVSFLRDGMKVKPLQGDGA; encoded by the coding sequence ATGCGTAGAATAGTGTTGCCGATGATTGGTCTTATAACGCTGGCAGCGTGTGGGGAAGGCGATAACAGGACGGGCGATATCGAGCCGGTCGTCAGAGGTCTCAAGACCTGTATCGTCGAAGATGTCGAAGACACAACGATCCGCCACTATCCAAGCGTCCTTCAGCCATCGTCGACGACGACGCTCTCCTTTGAGGTGACCGGCCGGCTTCTCCAGGTCAATCTCGATGTCGGCCAAAGCGTCAATGAAGGCGATGTGATTGCGGAGATCGATCCGAAGTCGTTGCAAATTCAGGTCGACAATGCCGAGGCCGCGCTGCGGCAGGCCGAATCCACCGCCCGCAATGCGGAAGAAGACTTCAACCGCAAATCCCAGCTTGTGGATCAGGGTGTGGTGACAAAGGCCGATGCGGATCAATCCCGAACGAATATGGAGACCAGCCAGGCTCAGGTGGTGCAGGCCGCCAAGCAACTTGAGACGGCGAAAGAGAACCTTGACAAATCGGTTCTGAGGGCTCCTTTCAATGGGATCATCAGTTCCGTCGATGTTCAATCCTTCACCAATGTCACTGCAGGCGCTCCGGTCGCGACCATTTATGCGGACGACCGGTTTGAATCCTCATTCACCGTGAGTTTCGATGTGGTCAATCGCATTGCCGTCGGCAAAAACGCTACGGTCCGGCTTGCGGACGATCCGGCAGTAGTCCTGCCCGGACACATCAGCGAGTTGGGTTCCCGGGCCGACAGCGTTTCGGCCTTTCCTGTTGTCGTTACGCTCGATGAGACAAATGAGTTGCTGAAGGCGGGCATGGCCGTTGAAATCACACTGGAGTTTCCGGTGCCGCGTGGCGGCGGTTTCACGCTGCCGCTGACAGTCATGCCGCTTGAAGGCGATTTCAAAGTGCCCGAAGACCCGCAGGAACCGGGTGCGCTCAAGCTCTTCGTCTATGACGATGCGAGCGGCACCGTAAAGCTCAGGGACGTGCTTATCGGCGGACTTCGTGACAATCAGCTCATCGTTGTCGACGGTTTGCAGCCCGGCGACCAGGTCGCTTGCGCCGGCGTGTCCTTCCTGCGCGACGGGATGAAGGTCAAGCCGTTGCAGGGCGACGGGGCATAG
- a CDS encoding efflux RND transporter permease subunit — MDFLTRFGISKSRLTILVMIALILQGLLSYGSMPKRENPAITIRSALISAQFPGMSPDRMENLIVKPIERKAREIGEIEDINSLISTGSTVVTVNIYDHVPSSQLSTVFEDIRNKMDDLKPNLPSGTEGPFVNTDYGDVAIATIAVTGEGFENSELRDSADDLREYLYEVDGISKVSLFGVQEERVWLELDTRKLAAVGVQLSQVLDDLQSQNVILPAGEIDADGVNLILEANGDLASVEEIGDVLTKVQGLSGFVRLKDLMNVRRGYQDPVNKPVYFDGQEAVIVSVEMTDTEDIQKIGAALKTAVAQFEQTQPIGITYKFSTFQETNVTTSINAALMNVLQTFAVVLVVMLIFLGFRGALIIACIVPFTVTFALVGMRLMEIDLQQISIAAVIISLGLLVDNGLVVVEDIEGRIKRGMEPEEAALGAGRQFFIPLAVASITTVSAFIPMLILDGVEGEFAFSLGAVVGIMLAGSWFTALYILPSLCVWFARRKSKDVAAGPNLMVRSYGAIIGRTLTFGPFIIIGCYLAVAASISLFSSVKNEMFPLSERAEYMIYLNMPKGTAISATRAEALRVEEWLQDTSQNPEVVDTTVFVGDGGPRFYLALNPADTDPASAFILINTETFEGAVTAAARATRHLIENHPSARFKVKRLSMGGGESGIVEVKLSGSDAEKLLMLADEVEVAFDAVPGISQNENDWGNKTLKIVIDVDQSKARELGVSSQEISDVMDTFYSGTSFSTYREGDQSIPIVVRAEESFRRSIEDLASLSVPADGRLVSLDQVATFDPQLEFSQIRRENQIRTIKISGKSDTLAADRVLSLIRPTLDQLDLSGGYRLEIAGETENSAEVNATLAAGMPLALLVMLAALMFQFNSARRVLLTFMTVPLIIIGAPLALLITGKPLSFFAILGMISLAGIIINNAIVLIDQIDIERKTADLKEAVVEAAKKRVTPILLTSLTTIFGLMPMAINGGALFEPMATLMIGGLAVASVLSLFFVPGAYYLLFGGLWSRSKTKDNVAAESA; from the coding sequence ATGGATTTCCTGACCCGCTTTGGCATCTCGAAATCGCGCCTGACCATTCTTGTCATGATCGCACTGATCCTGCAGGGGCTTTTGTCATATGGATCAATGCCGAAGCGCGAGAATCCCGCGATCACCATCCGCAGTGCGCTGATCAGCGCGCAGTTCCCGGGCATGTCTCCGGACCGGATGGAAAATCTCATCGTCAAGCCGATCGAACGCAAGGCGCGGGAAATCGGTGAGATCGAGGATATCAACTCGCTGATCTCCACCGGCAGCACGGTGGTTACGGTAAACATCTACGACCATGTGCCCTCCAGCCAGTTGAGTACGGTTTTTGAAGACATCCGCAACAAGATGGATGATCTCAAACCAAACCTGCCAAGCGGGACCGAAGGCCCCTTCGTCAACACCGATTACGGCGATGTGGCGATTGCCACGATTGCCGTGACCGGAGAGGGGTTTGAAAACTCCGAGTTGCGCGATTCCGCCGATGATCTGCGGGAATATCTCTACGAGGTCGACGGCATCTCCAAGGTCTCGCTCTTTGGCGTGCAGGAAGAGCGCGTCTGGCTGGAGCTCGACACCCGCAAACTGGCGGCGGTCGGCGTTCAGCTCAGTCAGGTTCTTGACGATTTGCAGTCGCAGAACGTCATCCTGCCGGCCGGCGAGATCGACGCCGACGGGGTCAATCTGATCCTTGAGGCCAATGGAGACCTCGCCTCGGTCGAGGAAATCGGCGACGTGCTGACCAAGGTGCAGGGCCTTTCCGGATTCGTGCGGCTGAAGGATCTGATGAATGTCCGGCGGGGCTATCAGGATCCGGTCAACAAACCGGTCTATTTCGACGGTCAGGAAGCCGTCATCGTCAGTGTCGAGATGACCGATACGGAGGATATCCAGAAAATCGGTGCGGCACTGAAAACGGCGGTTGCCCAGTTCGAGCAGACTCAACCGATCGGGATCACCTATAAATTCTCCACCTTCCAGGAGACCAATGTCACCACATCCATCAATGCGGCGTTGATGAATGTGCTTCAGACCTTTGCGGTCGTGCTGGTCGTGATGCTGATTTTCCTGGGCTTCCGGGGCGCCTTGATCATCGCCTGTATTGTACCGTTCACGGTGACCTTTGCACTGGTCGGGATGCGGCTGATGGAAATCGACCTGCAGCAGATTTCAATTGCGGCGGTCATTATTTCGCTCGGCCTGCTGGTCGATAACGGGCTTGTGGTGGTGGAGGACATCGAGGGCCGCATCAAGCGCGGCATGGAGCCTGAGGAAGCAGCGCTCGGCGCTGGGCGGCAGTTCTTCATTCCGCTCGCTGTTGCCTCGATCACAACGGTCTCGGCCTTTATCCCGATGCTGATCCTTGACGGTGTGGAGGGCGAGTTTGCGTTTTCGCTCGGTGCGGTCGTCGGTATCATGCTTGCCGGTTCATGGTTCACCGCGCTTTACATTCTGCCCTCCCTTTGTGTGTGGTTCGCCCGGCGAAAGAGCAAGGATGTCGCCGCCGGTCCGAACCTGATGGTGCGCAGCTACGGAGCGATCATTGGCCGAACGCTCACCTTCGGACCGTTCATCATCATTGGCTGCTATCTGGCTGTTGCGGCCTCGATCAGCCTGTTTTCCAGCGTCAAGAACGAGATGTTTCCCCTGTCCGAGCGGGCGGAATACATGATCTATCTCAATATGCCGAAGGGCACGGCCATATCGGCCACACGCGCCGAGGCGCTGCGGGTCGAGGAGTGGTTGCAGGACACGTCGCAAAACCCTGAGGTCGTTGATACGACGGTGTTTGTCGGCGATGGCGGACCGCGGTTTTATCTGGCGCTCAACCCGGCGGATACGGACCCGGCAAGCGCCTTTATCCTGATCAACACCGAAACGTTCGAGGGTGCGGTGACGGCAGCAGCCAGGGCAACCCGGCACCTGATCGAGAATCACCCGTCGGCGCGTTTCAAGGTCAAGCGGCTCTCTATGGGCGGGGGTGAATCGGGCATTGTCGAGGTCAAGCTCTCGGGCTCCGACGCCGAGAAACTGCTGATGCTTGCCGATGAGGTCGAAGTCGCCTTCGACGCGGTTCCGGGTATTTCGCAGAACGAAAACGACTGGGGCAACAAGACGCTGAAGATCGTGATCGATGTCGATCAGAGCAAGGCCCGCGAGCTTGGTGTTTCGTCGCAGGAAATCTCCGACGTGATGGATACGTTTTATTCAGGTACGTCATTTTCAACCTATCGCGAGGGCGATCAGTCGATCCCGATCGTGGTGCGGGCCGAGGAGAGTTTCCGGCGCAGCATTGAAGACCTGGCAAGCCTTTCGGTGCCGGCGGACGGGCGGCTCGTGTCGCTCGATCAGGTGGCCACATTCGATCCGCAGCTGGAGTTTTCGCAAATCCGCCGCGAGAACCAGATCAGAACGATCAAGATCTCCGGCAAGAGCGATACGCTTGCCGCCGACCGGGTTCTGAGCCTGATCCGGCCGACACTCGACCAGCTTGATCTTTCCGGCGGTTACCGCCTTGAGATCGCCGGTGAGACGGAAAACAGCGCCGAGGTCAACGCAACGCTTGCCGCCGGCATGCCCCTGGCGCTGTTGGTGATGCTGGCCGCGCTGATGTTCCAGTTCAATTCGGCGCGGCGCGTGCTGCTGACCTTCATGACGGTGCCGCTGATTATCATCGGCGCACCGCTTGCGCTGCTGATCACAGGCAAGCCGCTTTCGTTCTTCGCCATTCTCGGCATGATCTCGCTTGCCGGCATCATCATCAACAATGCGATCGTCCTGATCGATCAGATCGATATCGAGCGCAAGACGGCCGACTTGAAGGAGGCGGTTGTCGAGGCCGCGAAGAAACGGGTCACGCCGATCCTCTTGACGTCTCTGACCACGATTTTCGGCCTGATGCCCATGGCCATCAATGGCGGTGCGCTCTTTGAGCCCATGGCGACCCTGATGATCGGCGGCCTGGCCGTTGCATCGGTGCTCAGCCTGTTCTTTGTGCCGGGCGCCTACTACCTGCTCTTCGGCGGGTTGTGGAGCCGCAGCAAGACAAAGGATAACGTAGCCGCGGAATCGGCCTGA
- a CDS encoding AraC family transcriptional regulator produces the protein MSRYDRLSALMQHFQMSVEMAEPGTGNLIFYGGRSAKTPCAVEFWPSVRAAPSDIPMERRLIEARADWGGESNPLVAALPERLVMETSGDDNSALLLQMVVAEAHDARCGSASALNRLCEVLLIRLLRQQIERGATNPGLLAGLSNPRLSRALVVMHDKPGRNWRNGELAEIAGMSLSRFSEQFAEQVGETPQSYLRRWRMTLARQDIASGERVQSVARRLGYGSPEALSRAFNKHYGKAPVSVRRESRDLASP, from the coding sequence ATGAGCAGATACGACCGGCTGTCGGCACTGATGCAGCATTTCCAGATGTCGGTGGAGATGGCGGAGCCCGGAACCGGCAATCTGATTTTCTATGGCGGCCGCTCCGCGAAAACACCATGTGCGGTCGAATTCTGGCCCTCGGTCCGGGCCGCGCCAAGTGACATCCCGATGGAACGGCGGCTGATCGAGGCCCGCGCCGACTGGGGCGGGGAAAGCAACCCGCTGGTCGCGGCGCTGCCCGAACGGCTGGTCATGGAAACGAGCGGTGACGACAATTCAGCACTGCTATTGCAGATGGTGGTCGCCGAGGCCCATGACGCGCGCTGCGGATCGGCCTCGGCACTCAACCGGCTCTGCGAAGTCCTGCTCATTCGCCTGCTTCGCCAGCAGATCGAGCGTGGTGCGACAAACCCGGGCTTGCTTGCCGGGCTTTCCAATCCGCGCCTGAGCCGTGCCCTCGTCGTCATGCATGACAAGCCCGGCCGCAACTGGCGAAACGGCGAACTGGCCGAAATCGCCGGCATGTCGCTCAGCCGGTTTTCGGAACAGTTTGCGGAGCAAGTCGGCGAGACGCCACAATCCTATCTGCGCCGCTGGCGCATGACGCTGGCGCGACAGGACATTGCCTCCGGAGAACGTGTCCAGTCGGTCGCCCGGCGCCTCGGTTACGGCAGCCCCGAAGCGCTGAGTCGCGCCTTCAACAAGCACTACGGCAAGGCGCCCGTCTCCGTGCGCAGGGAAAGCCGCGATCTGGCATCACCGTAA
- a CDS encoding peroxiredoxin-like family protein encodes MLMPRQKTPDLVVPMLSGETFDLSKEQSERGVVICFYRGLHCPICATYLKELEKLTPAFAERGVTTLALSSDGRERTEGMAEKIEAKALRFGYDLDLAKAREWGLYISTSRGKTSIGIEEPALFSEPGLFMVTPEQTLYYASVQTMPFVRPHFSELVGALDFAIEKNYPARGEYAGEV; translated from the coding sequence ATGTTGATGCCAAGACAGAAAACACCCGATCTTGTGGTTCCGATGCTCTCTGGAGAGACATTCGATCTTTCGAAGGAACAGTCCGAGCGCGGGGTTGTCATCTGCTTTTACCGGGGCCTGCATTGCCCGATTTGCGCCACCTATCTCAAGGAACTCGAAAAGCTGACGCCGGCCTTTGCCGAACGCGGCGTGACGACGCTTGCGCTTAGCTCGGATGGCCGTGAACGCACCGAGGGCATGGCAGAGAAAATCGAGGCCAAGGCGCTGCGCTTCGGTTATGATCTCGATCTGGCGAAGGCCCGCGAATGGGGCCTTTACATCTCCACGTCGCGCGGCAAGACGTCGATCGGCATTGAGGAGCCGGCACTCTTTTCCGAACCCGGCCTGTTCATGGTGACGCCGGAACAGACGCTTTACTACGCCTCGGTCCAGACCATGCCGTTTGTGCGCCCGCATTTTTCCGAGCTGGTCGGCGCGCTCGATTTTGCCATTGAGAAAAACTATCCGGCCCGCGGCGAATATGCCGGCGAGGTCTGA
- the acnA gene encoding aconitate hydratase AcnA, whose protein sequence is MTKSLDSFNCRSTLKVGDADYTYFSLTEAEKNGLSGISALPFSKKVLLENLLRNEDGRSVTKDDILAVAAWLEDRGKAGKEIAYRPARVLMQDFTGVPAVVDLAAMRDAMKNLGGDPEKINPLVPVDLVIDHSVIVDEFGTPTAFARNVELEYQRNGERYRFLKWGQQAFRNFRVVPPGTGICHQVNLEYLGQAVWTKNEDGETVAYPDTCVGTDSHTTMINGLGVLGWGVGGIEAEAAMLGQPISMLLPEVIGFRLTGKPKEGITATDIVLTVVQMLRQKGVVGKFVEFFGPGLNNMTLADRATIANMGPEYGATCGFFPVDDETISYMTMTGRDRDRIAMVEAYCRAQGMWRDENADDPVFTDTLELDLGDVVPSMAGPKRPEGRIPLEGIAAGFAKSLADEYNKTANADARYQVEGEDYDLGHGDVAIAAITSCTNTSNPSVLIGAGLLARNALAKGLKTKPWVKTSLAPGSQVVAEYLENAGLQDDLDQLGFNLVGFGCTTCIGNSGPLPPAISKTINDKGLIAAGVLSGNRNFEGRVSPDVQANYLASPPLVVAYALAGSVTKDLTTEPIGEDQDGNPVFLKDIWPSSHEIQKFIAENVTRELFESKYADVFKGDENWQNVKVPEGQTYAWDDTSTYVQNPPYFVGMGKQPGGIKDIVGARVLGLFGDKITTDHISPAGSIKAQSPAGSYLMDNDVAVADFNQYGTRRGNHEVMMRGTFGNIRIRNHMLGPNGKEGGYTIHYPSKEEMSIYDAAMLYKQEGVPLVIFAGVEYGNGSSRDWAAKGTNLLGVRAVIAQSYERIHRSNLVGMGVIPFVLEDGTSWESLNLKGDETVTIEGLEDIKPRETKIAKITYGDGTQKDVPIICRIDTLDEVDYVNNGGILQTVLRDLAA, encoded by the coding sequence GTGACAAAATCACTCGACAGCTTCAACTGCCGCAGCACACTGAAAGTGGGCGATGCGGACTATACCTATTTCAGCCTGACGGAGGCGGAAAAGAACGGCCTTAGCGGCATCTCCGCCCTGCCCTTTTCCAAGAAGGTGCTTCTGGAGAACCTGCTTCGCAATGAAGACGGCCGCTCCGTCACCAAGGATGACATCCTGGCCGTCGCCGCCTGGCTTGAGGACCGCGGCAAGGCCGGCAAGGAAATCGCCTACCGCCCGGCCCGCGTTTTGATGCAGGATTTCACCGGCGTACCCGCCGTTGTCGACCTTGCGGCCATGCGCGACGCCATGAAGAACCTCGGCGGCGATCCGGAAAAGATCAACCCGCTCGTGCCGGTCGATCTCGTCATTGACCACTCGGTAATCGTCGACGAATTCGGAACGCCCACCGCCTTTGCCCGCAATGTGGAGCTGGAGTATCAGCGCAACGGCGAGCGTTACCGCTTCCTCAAATGGGGCCAGCAGGCCTTCCGCAACTTCCGCGTCGTGCCGCCCGGCACCGGCATCTGCCACCAGGTCAACCTGGAATATCTCGGCCAGGCCGTCTGGACCAAGAATGAGGACGGCGAAACCGTCGCCTATCCCGACACCTGCGTCGGAACCGATTCCCACACCACGATGATCAACGGCCTGGGTGTCCTCGGATGGGGCGTTGGCGGCATTGAGGCCGAAGCCGCGATGCTCGGCCAGCCGATTTCCATGTTGCTGCCGGAAGTCATCGGTTTCCGCCTGACCGGCAAGCCGAAGGAAGGCATCACCGCTACCGATATCGTTCTGACCGTCGTGCAGATGCTGCGCCAGAAGGGCGTTGTCGGCAAATTCGTCGAGTTCTTCGGCCCCGGCCTTAACAACATGACCCTCGCCGACCGCGCGACGATCGCCAATATGGGCCCCGAATACGGCGCGACCTGCGGCTTCTTCCCGGTTGACGACGAGACCATCAGCTATATGACGATGACGGGCCGCGACCGCGACCGCATCGCCATGGTCGAAGCCTATTGCCGTGCACAGGGCATGTGGCGTGATGAAAACGCCGACGATCCGGTCTTCACCGATACGCTCGAGCTTGATCTCGGCGACGTGGTTCCGTCCATGGCGGGTCCGAAACGCCCGGAAGGCCGCATTCCGCTGGAAGGCATTGCCGCGGGCTTCGCCAAATCGCTGGCGGATGAATACAATAAGACGGCCAATGCCGACGCTCGCTACCAGGTCGAGGGCGAGGACTACGATCTCGGCCATGGCGATGTCGCCATTGCCGCCATCACCTCCTGCACCAACACCTCGAACCCGTCCGTCCTCATCGGCGCCGGGCTTCTGGCGCGCAACGCGCTCGCCAAGGGCCTGAAGACCAAGCCCTGGGTCAAGACATCGCTGGCGCCCGGATCGCAGGTCGTTGCCGAATATCTGGAAAATGCCGGATTGCAGGACGATCTCGACCAGCTCGGCTTCAACCTTGTCGGCTTCGGCTGCACGACCTGCATCGGAAACTCAGGACCGCTGCCCCCGGCCATTTCCAAGACCATCAACGACAAGGGCCTCATTGCCGCCGGCGTGCTTTCCGGCAACCGCAACTTCGAAGGCCGCGTCTCGCCCGACGTACAGGCAAACTATCTCGCCTCGCCGCCGCTGGTCGTTGCCTACGCGCTCGCCGGTAGCGTCACCAAGGATCTGACCACCGAACCGATCGGTGAGGACCAGGACGGCAATCCGGTGTTCCTGAAGGACATCTGGCCGTCTTCGCACGAGATTCAGAAGTTCATCGCCGAAAACGTCACGCGCGAACTCTTCGAATCCAAATATGCGGATGTCTTCAAGGGCGACGAGAACTGGCAGAACGTCAAGGTGCCGGAAGGCCAGACCTATGCCTGGGACGACACCTCGACCTATGTGCAGAACCCGCCCTATTTTGTCGGCATGGGCAAGCAGCCCGGCGGCATCAAGGATATTGTCGGAGCCCGCGTGCTTGGCCTCTTTGGCGACAAGATCACCACCGACCACATCTCGCCCGCAGGCTCGATCAAGGCGCAGTCGCCGGCCGGCTCGTATCTCATGGACAATGATGTCGCCGTCGCCGACTTCAACCAATACGGCACGCGGCGCGGCAATCATGAGGTCATGATGCGCGGCACGTTCGGCAATATCCGCATCCGCAACCACATGCTCGGACCGAACGGCAAGGAGGGCGGCTACACAATCCACTATCCGTCGAAGGAGGAGATGTCGATCTACGACGCCGCCATGCTCTACAAGCAGGAAGGCGTGCCGCTGGTCATCTTTGCAGGTGTCGAATACGGCAACGGCTCATCACGCGACTGGGCGGCCAAGGGCACCAACCTGCTGGGTGTGCGTGCGGTGATCGCCCAGTCCTATGAGCGCATCCACCGCTCGAACCTCGTCGGCATGGGCGTCATTCCCTTTGTGCTCGAAGACGGCACAAGCTGGGAAAGCCTCAACCTGAAGGGCGACGAGACGGTGACCATCGAAGGTCTTGAAGACATCAAGCCCCGGGAAACCAAGATCGCCAAGATCACCTATGGCGACGGCACGCAAAAAGACGTTCCGATCATCTGCCGCATCGATACGCTGGATGAAGTCGACTACGTCAACAATGGCGGCATCCTGCAGACGGTGCTGCGCGACCTCGCCGCCTAA